A window of the Danio aesculapii chromosome 10, fDanAes4.1, whole genome shotgun sequence genome harbors these coding sequences:
- the LOC130236724 gene encoding olfactory receptor 10G4-like, producing MGNYTVNNVDSFIITGFDHLQNQKLLGSLILITYILILLGNGINLCIISTDRHLHKPMYILICNLAVVDVMYSSTCSTTMISVLLAEIKTVSYYSCISRMFFYHIGDFTECMALTLMAIDRLIAIRLPLRYHSIVTNSRTFLFIVLTWVIAIALMGVLTSAVDNAPYCQPVIKYVFCDYPSMIRAACVNPEPYFFLPAMINLWWFCGLFPFVMCTYAVLAYSVTKLSNNSSRKQMINTCLSHLVVLLSYYAPKIVSALLTRIGVVLTLTERNAILIISSLIPPLINPTVYCTRTKEIRKRLADVFLHRKVAPNNLKVLA from the coding sequence ATGGGAAATTATACTGTGAATAATGTTGACAGCTTTATAATCACTGGATTTGATCACCTGCAGAACCAAAAGCTCCTCGGATCCCTTATCTTGATAACCTACATACTCATACTGCTTGGGAACGGCATCAATCTGTGTATCATCTCAACTGACAGACATTTACACAAACCAATGTACATATTAATCTGTAATCTAGCTGTTGTTGATGTAATGTACTCCTCGACCTGCAGCACAACCatgatctcagtgctgctggcTGAGATTAAAACGGTTTCATACTACTCTTGTATCTCTAGGATGTTCTTCTATCATATTGGTGATTTCACAGAGTGCATGGCTCTGACATTAATGGCAATAGACAGACTTATTGCCATTAGGCTTCCATTAAGATACCACAGCATTGTCACAAATTCAAGGACATTTCTTTTTATTGTTCTGACTTGGGTCATTGCAATCGCTTTAATGGGTGTTTTGACATCAGCAGTAGACAATGCCCCATACTGTCAGCCTGTCATCAAATATGTGTTCTGTGATTATCCTTCCATGATCAGAGCTGCCTGTGTTAATCCTGAGCCGTACTTTTTCTTGCCTGCAATGATTAATCTGTGGTGGTTCTGTggactgtttccttttgttatgTGCACGTATGCTGTTCTGGCATATAGTGTGACTAAACTGTCCAATAATTCGAGCAGAAAGCAAATGATCAACACTTGCTTGAGTCACCTTGTTGTTCTGCTCAGTTACTATGCACCGAAAATAGTTTCTGCATTACTCACTCGAATAGGAGTTGTGTTGACTTTAACAGAGAGAAATGCAATACTGATTATTTCATCGCTTATTCCTCCCTTAATAAACCCCACTGTTTATTGCACCAGGACTAAAGAGATCAGAAAACGGTTAGCAGATGTATTTTTACACAGGAAAGTTGCACCAAACAATTTAAAGGTTTTAGcataa
- the LOC130235933 gene encoding olfactory receptor 10G4-like yields the protein MAAENSTMKNVDSFIITGFDHLQNQKLLGFLILVTYILILLGNGINLCIILADKHLYKPMYILICNLAVVDIMYSSTCSTTMISVLLADAKTVSYYSCISRMFFYHLGDYTICLALTLMAIDRLIAIRLPLRYHSIVTNSQTLIFIVLTWIIAIALMGVLTSIIDNVPYCQPIIKYVFCDYPSMIRAACVNPEPYFFLPAMINLWFFCGLFPFVICTYAVLAYSVTKLSNSSRKQMINTCLSHLIVLFSFYAPKLVSNLLTRIGVVLTLTERNAILIISSLIPALINPIVYCTRTKEIRKRLADVFLPKKVVPGHFKVIL from the coding sequence ATGGCGGCTGAAAATTCTACCATGAAAAATGTTGACAGCTTTATAATCACTGGATTTGATCACCTGCAGAACCAAAAGCTCCTTGGATTCCTCATCTTGGTAACCTACATACTCATACTGCTTGGGAATGGCATCAATCTATGCATCATCTTGGCTGACAAACATTTATACAAACCAATGTACATATTAATCTGTAATCTAGCTGTTGTTGATATAATGTACTCCTCGACCTGCAGCACAACCatgatctcagtgctgctggcTGATGCTAAAACAGTTTCATACTACTCTTGTATCTCCAGGATGTTCTTCTATCATCTTGGTGATTATACAATATGCTTGGCTCTGACATTAATGGCAATAGACAGACTTATCGCCATTAGGCTTCCATTAAGATACCACAGCATTGTCACAAATTCACAAACATTAATTTTTATTGTACTGACTTGGATCATTGCGATTGCTTTAATGGGTGTTTTGACATCAATAATAGACAATGTCCCATactgtcagccaatcatcaaatatGTGTTCTGTGATTATCCTTCCATGATCAGAGCTGCTTGTGTTAATCCTGAGCCATACTTTTTTCTGCCTGCAATGATTAATCTGTGGTTTTTCTGTGGACTGTTTCCCTTTGTTATCTGCACGTATGCTGTTCTGGCATATAGTGTGACTAAACTGTCCAACTCCAGCAGAAAGCAAATGATCAACACTTGCTTGAGTCATTTAATTGTACTGTTCAGTTTTTATGCACCAAAACTGGTCTCTAACTTACTCACTCGAATAGGAGTTGTGTTGACTTTAACAGAGAGAAATGCAATACTGATTATTTCATCTCTTATCCCTGCTTTAATAAACCCCATTGTTTATTGCACCAGGACTAAAGAGATCAGGAAACGATTAGCAGATGTATTTTTGCCCAAAAAAGTAGTACCAGGTCATTTTAAggtaatattgtaa